A window of the Rhizobium sp. N324 genome harbors these coding sequences:
- a CDS encoding transporter substrate-binding domain-containing protein, with product MTISFRTGVMSLVAAALLSTPVLAEGSKLDEVLARGHLVLGTGSTNAPWHFKSADDKLQGFDVDMGHIIAKALFGDPEKIEYVNQSSDARIPNITTDKVDITCQFMTVTGERAQQVAFTIPYYREGVGLMLKADGKYADFAALKAAGSSVTISVLQNVYAETMVHAALPEATVDQYDSVDLIYQALESGRADAVATDQSSLAWYMTQNPGRYKDAGYGWNPQTYACAVKRGDQDWLNFVNTALHEAMTGVEFDFYAKSFKTWFGKDLTPPQIGFPVEFK from the coding sequence ATGACCATTTCCTTTCGCACCGGCGTGATGTCGCTGGTCGCCGCCGCCTTGTTGTCCACGCCTGTGCTGGCCGAGGGCAGCAAGCTCGATGAAGTGCTGGCCCGTGGCCACCTCGTGCTCGGCACGGGCAGCACCAATGCGCCCTGGCACTTCAAGAGCGCCGACGACAAGCTTCAGGGTTTCGACGTCGACATGGGCCATATCATCGCCAAGGCACTCTTCGGCGATCCTGAGAAGATCGAATATGTGAACCAGTCCTCCGACGCCCGCATCCCGAACATCACCACCGACAAGGTCGACATCACCTGCCAGTTCATGACCGTGACAGGCGAACGCGCCCAACAGGTCGCCTTCACCATTCCTTATTATCGCGAGGGTGTCGGCCTGATGCTCAAGGCGGACGGAAAATATGCCGACTTCGCGGCGCTCAAGGCCGCCGGTTCCTCCGTCACTATCTCGGTTCTGCAGAACGTCTATGCCGAGACGATGGTGCATGCGGCCTTGCCGGAGGCGACCGTCGATCAGTATGATTCCGTCGACCTGATCTATCAGGCTCTGGAGTCGGGACGTGCCGATGCCGTCGCCACGGACCAGTCGTCGCTTGCCTGGTACATGACGCAGAACCCGGGGCGTTACAAAGATGCCGGCTACGGCTGGAATCCGCAGACCTATGCCTGCGCCGTCAAGCGCGGCGACCAGGACTGGCTGAACTTCGTCAACACCGCCCTCCATGAAGCCATGACCGGCGTCGAATTCGACTTTTACGCCAAGTCCTTCAAGACCTGGTTCGGCAAGGATCTGACGCCGCCGCAGATCGGCTTTCCTGTTGAGTTCAAGTAA